In the genome of Christensenella timonensis, one region contains:
- a CDS encoding GNAT family N-acetyltransferase: MDFVLRQWKQADADSVARYINNKNVQRWLRDGLPFPYTREDAVSFIEDMCLAADPKRDIMLAVEAGGEAIGSIGVFTKDNIYCKSAELGYWLAEPFWRRGIMTRAVQKICTLAFETLDIVRIFAEPFAENAGSRKVLENTGFVLEGILRRSVYKEGRVQDSCMYALLK, translated from the coding sequence ATGGACTTTGTGTTGAGGCAATGGAAACAAGCGGACGCAGATAGCGTTGCGCGTTATATCAACAACAAAAATGTGCAGCGATGGCTGCGCGACGGGCTGCCTTTTCCCTATACCAGGGAAGATGCAGTCTCTTTTATTGAAGATATGTGCCTTGCGGCCGACCCGAAGCGGGATATTATGCTTGCAGTCGAGGCAGGGGGCGAAGCGATAGGCAGCATCGGCGTATTTACAAAGGACAATATTTACTGTAAGAGTGCGGAGCTTGGGTATTGGCTGGCGGAGCCTTTTTGGAGGCGCGGGATCATGACGCGGGCAGTACAAAAGATTTGCACCTTGGCATTTGAAACGCTTGATATTGTGCGCATTTTTGCGGAGCCTTTTGCGGAAAACGCCGGGTCAAGGAAGGTCCTGGAGAATACGGGATTCGTATTGGAAGGGATTTTAAGGCGTTCGGTATATAAGGAAGGGCGCGTGCAGGATTCGTGCATGTATGCGCTGCTGAAATAG
- a CDS encoding AEC family transporter, whose product MESVLLKAIAFVVIIVLGYVLKKIGVFKPTDYRILSKVVFNLTLPAAVITSFASFDLDVSLLYLIPIGLACNLALSGIGYLSMRKKDRETKAFFMLNTSGFNIGCFMLPYVQNILGPYGVVVACMFDTGNSIMCTGATYALVQNVASGKKKHVLRNTLKSMFTSVPLDVYLLMTVLVILGIRPPEGIVSVTSVIGEANGFCSMLMIGMMFEINIEKQYLKDAVLILVIRFIFAAGLACLFYYCLPFSQTVRNIMVILAFAPMAVLNTIFTEKLKGNVAVASMVNSLSIVISLVIVTSMVSTMRFLT is encoded by the coding sequence ATGGAAAGCGTTCTTTTAAAAGCGATCGCGTTCGTCGTGATCATTGTGCTGGGATATGTCCTGAAAAAAATAGGTGTATTCAAACCCACGGATTACAGGATCCTCTCGAAGGTGGTATTCAATCTTACCCTCCCGGCTGCGGTTATCACGAGTTTCGCAAGCTTTGATCTGGATGTATCCCTTTTATACCTGATCCCGATCGGCCTTGCGTGTAACCTGGCGTTAAGCGGTATCGGATATCTATCCATGCGGAAAAAGGACAGGGAAACAAAGGCGTTTTTTATGCTCAACACCTCGGGCTTTAACATCGGATGCTTTATGCTGCCGTATGTACAGAATATCTTAGGGCCGTACGGCGTTGTCGTGGCTTGCATGTTTGATACGGGAAATTCTATCATGTGTACCGGGGCGACCTATGCGCTGGTGCAAAATGTGGCCAGCGGCAAAAAAAAGCATGTGCTGAGGAACACCTTGAAATCGATGTTTACCTCTGTGCCGCTCGATGTCTACCTGCTCATGACCGTGCTTGTGATCCTTGGAATCCGCCCGCCGGAAGGGATCGTGAGTGTTACGTCGGTCATTGGCGAGGCAAACGGCTTTTGTTCCATGCTCATGATCGGGATGATGTTCGAGATCAATATCGAAAAGCAATATTTAAAGGATGCGGTACTGATCCTCGTGATACGGTTTATATTTGCGGCCGGCCTCGCCTGCCTGTTTTATTATTGCCTGCCGTTCAGCCAGACGGTGCGCAACATTATGGTCATCCTTGCCTTTGCGCCGATGGCGGTACTGAATACGATCTTTACGGAAAAGCTCAAGGGGAACGTTGCGGTGGCAAGTATGGTCAATTCGCTTTCGATCGTCATCAGCCTTGTGATCGTGACGTCCATGGTTTCTACAATGCGCTTTTTGACGTAA
- a CDS encoding putative RNA methyltransferase, whose protein sequence is MKIAAVLKKFSGSEQFYHCPVCHAPFSLSESGSFLCPNGHCFDLSSKGYVHLLPGGAGRDVRYGNTLFSSRSAVFQDGFYEPVALALQEMAMRFMPPQCPVLLDAGCGEGYYSLFLAQEGTLQVYGVDNAKEAILFAAKKAGNARFAVADLASLPIADNAVGILLNVLAPANYREFTRVLCRGGMILKVIPGEHYLRELRACVSGELQHKAYSNDKIIGHMAQHADIADHKSLQYTLPVTQEQLTSFYQMTPLTSHIPIGNADLSGVKEITIHLELLAAHPRKR, encoded by the coding sequence ATGAAAATCGCAGCCGTCCTCAAAAAATTTTCAGGCAGCGAGCAATTTTATCATTGCCCCGTCTGCCATGCGCCTTTTTCCTTAAGCGAAAGCGGCAGCTTCCTGTGCCCAAACGGGCATTGCTTTGACCTGTCCTCCAAAGGATATGTCCACCTGCTGCCCGGCGGTGCGGGACGCGACGTTCGCTATGGCAATACATTGTTTTCCAGCCGCAGCGCTGTCTTTCAGGATGGCTTTTATGAGCCTGTGGCTCTTGCACTGCAGGAGATGGCAATGCGTTTTATGCCGCCGCAATGCCCGGTACTGCTCGACGCGGGCTGTGGCGAAGGGTACTATTCCCTCTTTTTGGCGCAGGAGGGTACGCTGCAGGTCTACGGGGTAGACAACGCCAAGGAAGCCATCCTCTTTGCGGCAAAAAAAGCCGGGAACGCCCGCTTTGCGGTTGCCGACCTTGCGAGCCTTCCCATCGCGGACAATGCCGTCGGGATTCTCCTCAATGTCCTCGCTCCTGCAAATTACAGGGAATTCACACGCGTCCTCTGTCGGGGCGGCATGATCCTCAAGGTCATTCCGGGTGAGCATTACCTGCGCGAGCTGCGCGCATGCGTATCCGGGGAACTGCAGCACAAGGCCTATTCCAATGACAAAATAATCGGCCATATGGCGCAGCACGCCGATATCGCCGATCACAAAAGCCTTCAATATACGCTTCCTGTCACGCAGGAGCAGCTTACTTCCTTTTACCAGATGACGCCCCTGACGTCCCATATACCCATCGGCAACGCCGATCTTTCAGGCGTCAAAGAGATCACGATCCATTTAGAGCTGCTTGCCGCTCATCCGCGGAAGCGGTAG
- a CDS encoding sensor histidine kinase yields MKFKDISIQKKITWSNFMMIVIPVIIVLLVMLGILVGILAGTGSGISIAAVEKFSSKMTNYQLQLMVDSLSEEIAEKPQPFAQGSVFLETCKDMEGFGTDILVSEGEDVLYLTQGASQQEMLQDAAALGAGGGAGPLFLRNEEGFVYRTQTSADGKEYSVFAVNRGLAYDAGEYYAFEQIKTQLKILLVAIGGTAILIIVVTGVMVSRKLSKSILAPLKELGRATGELRNGNLDYAVRFRSRDELGQVCEEFDDMRRRLKESMLLQQKYAREQQEMIAGISHDLLTPITSIKGYVSGIVDGIADTPEKQEHYLRTIYDTACDMDHLVENLFLFSKLGTDKMPFHMECIDLAAYLADCCGELRFKVQKYGMELVFENRCRGNVWVDIDRAQLGRVLKNLADNSIKYRKRDTSVKSRINVVLEDAGRGSLRLLFSDNGIGIRETEAEKIFESFYRSDPARGNAAKGSGLGLSIARRIIKRMGGSITAQGRLGLGLAVQIILPRKGE; encoded by the coding sequence TTGAAGTTCAAAGATATATCCATCCAGAAGAAAATTACATGGTCAAACTTTATGATGATCGTCATTCCGGTGATAATCGTTTTACTTGTTATGCTGGGGATCCTGGTAGGGATCCTGGCGGGTACCGGTTCGGGGATTTCGATTGCGGCCGTGGAGAAATTCAGCAGCAAGATGACAAATTACCAACTGCAGCTGATGGTAGATTCCTTAAGCGAAGAGATCGCCGAAAAGCCGCAGCCGTTTGCGCAGGGGTCGGTTTTCCTGGAGACGTGTAAAGATATGGAAGGATTTGGGACGGATATCCTCGTTTCCGAGGGGGAGGATGTCCTTTACCTCACACAGGGCGCTTCGCAGCAGGAAATGCTTCAGGATGCGGCAGCGCTCGGCGCAGGCGGCGGGGCTGGGCCGTTGTTCTTGCGCAACGAAGAAGGGTTCGTATACCGGACGCAGACAAGCGCGGATGGGAAAGAGTACTCCGTATTTGCGGTAAACAGGGGGCTTGCGTACGATGCTGGGGAATACTATGCCTTCGAGCAGATAAAAACGCAGTTGAAAATCCTGCTGGTAGCGATTGGCGGCACGGCGATCCTGATCATCGTCGTGACGGGGGTCATGGTTTCCAGGAAACTGTCAAAGAGTATCCTTGCGCCTTTAAAAGAACTGGGCAGGGCGACCGGGGAGCTCCGCAACGGCAACCTGGACTATGCGGTGCGTTTCCGTTCGCGGGACGAGCTGGGGCAGGTGTGCGAGGAATTTGACGATATGCGCCGGCGGCTGAAAGAATCCATGTTGCTGCAGCAAAAATACGCGAGGGAGCAGCAGGAGATGATCGCCGGGATATCCCATGACCTATTGACGCCCATCACATCGATCAAAGGCTATGTGAGCGGGATTGTGGACGGGATCGCAGATACGCCGGAAAAACAGGAACATTACCTGCGGACGATCTATGATACGGCATGCGATATGGATCATTTGGTGGAGAATCTGTTTTTATTCTCCAAACTCGGCACGGATAAAATGCCTTTCCACATGGAATGTATCGACCTTGCGGCCTATCTTGCGGATTGCTGCGGGGAACTGCGGTTTAAAGTACAAAAGTACGGCATGGAGCTGGTATTTGAAAACAGGTGCCGGGGAAATGTGTGGGTGGATATTGACCGCGCCCAGCTTGGGCGCGTGCTTAAGAACCTTGCGGATAACAGCATAAAGTACAGGAAGAGGGATACGTCCGTCAAAAGCAGGATCAATGTCGTTCTGGAGGACGCAGGCCGGGGAAGCTTAAGGCTTTTGTTTTCCGACAACGGGATAGGGATCCGTGAGACGGAAGCGGAAAAAATATTTGAGAGCTTTTACCGCAGCGACCCGGCGAGGGGGAATGCGGCAAAGGGAAGCGGGCTGGGCCTTTCGATCGCGCGCCGTATCATAAAACGTATGGGCGGGAGTATCACCGCGCAGGGGAGGCTGGGGCTTGGCTTGGCGGTACAGATTATCCTGCCGCGAAAAGGAGAATAG
- a CDS encoding response regulator transcription factor: protein MKRILVIEDDKSIAELERDYLQANGYEVKNVFTGADGLAEALGGGYALVVLDVMLPGADGFEICRRLREKMDTPVLMVSARRDDIDKIRGLGLGADDYLVKPFSPSELVARVNAHIARYERLKGTQKEEEGKVIETDGLTIDMGARRVFLDGQEVAFKNREFELLAFLASNPNIVFSKDTLFDRIWDMDSLGDTATVTVHINRIRDKIERDGKKYIETVWGSGYRFRG from the coding sequence GTGAAACGGATATTGGTCATTGAAGACGACAAAAGCATAGCGGAGCTGGAGCGGGACTATCTGCAGGCGAACGGATATGAGGTCAAGAACGTTTTTACAGGGGCGGACGGCCTTGCAGAAGCGCTCGGAGGCGGCTATGCGCTGGTCGTGCTGGACGTGATGCTGCCCGGCGCCGATGGGTTTGAGATCTGCAGGCGGCTGCGGGAAAAGATGGATACGCCCGTCCTGATGGTTTCGGCGCGCAGGGACGACATCGATAAAATACGCGGACTGGGCCTGGGAGCGGACGATTATCTGGTCAAACCGTTCAGCCCTTCCGAGCTGGTGGCGCGTGTGAATGCGCATATCGCGCGGTACGAACGGTTGAAAGGCACGCAAAAGGAAGAGGAAGGAAAGGTCATCGAAACGGACGGGCTTACGATCGATATGGGGGCGCGCCGGGTCTTTCTGGACGGGCAGGAAGTGGCATTCAAAAACAGGGAGTTTGAGCTTTTGGCGTTCCTGGCTTCCAATCCCAATATCGTATTCAGCAAAGATACTTTGTTTGACAGGATATGGGATATGGATTCGCTGGGGGACACGGCGACCGTGACCGTCCACATCAACCGCATCCGCGACAAGATCGAACGTGACGGCAAAAAGTATATTGAAACGGTGTGGGGTTCCGGCTACCGCTTCCGCGGATGA